TTTCAGATATGGgatgaatatataaaaaaaaagtgccAAGTTAGGACTTTAATTCGACTCTCAACGTTAAAACATCATTTTTCAAAAAGGGGTGGCAAAGTTGGACTTTAGTTTGACTCTTATggttaaaaaagaatttaaaaaaaagtggcAAATTAGGACTTTGGATAAGTATATGTTTGGTAAAGAGAATAATCTTATCCtttaagaataataaaaagTGGATAGTGCTCAATTGGAACATTCAAAAGTGACTAAATTGGTCCGTTACTCTTCGGGACTGAGTGGAAGAAGGGCGATTCTAGAACGTGGAAAAGGGTTCAATGAATTCGAAAGAATTGAAGGAgtgtaaatgaaaaaaaaaaacttttacgATAGAAGCAATTACTATCTATTTCCAACTGTGGTTATTGAGATTGGACTTAAAATAGAGCAACATAATatatgttttagtattttagtatGCCTCTATGGTAAAAATGTACCTGCCAagtattaattatgatttagaAGTAAGAGTGATTTTGATGTAAACACTGAACGTAAGAAAACATAATACTTCCATTTGTTtatgttttcatttttcttttatagaaaGTGATTATAGTTTTAAACAATTTCCCCATTCGTTTTGGTTGGAATGTGGCATTAACTAATTGATATAAGCTATAAGAATTCTCAATAATTATTGTGTATCTTTTTCAtagcaaataaaataattctattTACTATAAGCTTTTGTTATTCACGGACTTCATGAAAAGAGCAGAACCAAGTAAGGTCTACCATATACTTATATattgtcatatttttgggtTCTATGCAAGTCCTTTAATAAGATTTTTAAGTCTATGTACTAACGGGTCATTTGATAGCTGGTTAGAGttatataaatattagtaaTGTAAAAAATAGTTACGAGGAAATCCATTAGTTCCACCTTCAGCCTTCTATGTTGCATATAATAACACAAAGATTCCCTCATGCGAGTTTTTAAACTGAAAATCAAACGctatattacttttatacatgaataagtTTATTACCTCCTAATCAGTTATCAAACGTGGTATTACATATAAATGCATGAACTTCAAAAgcacaaatatttcaattttaattttaaacatgttttgTCTTTAAGTTTGCTTGCATAAACAATATGCGAAATTTAAGACAAAATTTGCAACTTCACACGTGGATTTGTGTAACTTTAATCATGTTTTTTGGAAGTTAATTTTAAAGTGGctaaatttttcttaaaagaattaTACTTTACAGCTATGACTTAAATGGGACCCCTAAAATCGATTATATGCGTATTTAGCCCTAATATTTGAGATGCTGCTACTAATTAAACATTTcaattagataaaataaatttcatcaCTATTCATAGATTAGAATAATTAAACATTATAAGGCTTCAACAAATCACAATTAGAAACGTTCAACTCTCTAAAGAACAATAAGTCAAGCTGTCACTCCCACTTCTGATTAACTAATGACTTTGTGGTCCTAATCCTCATTAACTTAATTAATCTttcaaattatatgtttgtCATTATTATCAACATGATCTGTCAAAGTTGCCTACGACATTCATTTCACTAATTAAATGAAATagcatcaaatcaaaataagaaaataaaaggttATTGGTTATAAGGCACAGTTAAAATATCAAGATTCATAAACTTTGACAGTGAATTCGAAcctaaaagtttaaattttttgaaataaaatttatatatatgaaaaccatgtaaaagtttttaaaagacataaaaaaatccagtctaaaaaaaaatcatgattaaCTCTCTATATTCCAATTGTGCTACATAAATTAGGTCGAATGGAGTATTAAAAACTATTCTATATCTACACCATTAACAAAAGTAGTATATACAAAACCTAGagatcaattatttatttatttttcactgATAATTTTTGGATTTTGGAACTTTAATTAACCGGAAAATTCACATATTCttgattatttattaattaggtAGATAATGTTAGTTGAGAAGAGTTTCCAAATGAGACTTTAGCTcaattagttaattattttattcatcaatgaatattttaaacacCAGCTGGTAGCAAAGAGCTGTCATGATTTGATCAATTATCAATGCTTGGTGAAATTTGATTGCATTTCCTATTTATAATCggatttttataattattgtatttgtgtgactataaaaaCTTGTCATTAAGGAAAAACATCGGAGCAGTTCAAGCTAAAttgtattcaaattaaaaaatgtcGTTATTTTCTAAATggactaattaattaatagtaaagAAATAGTATCATTTTTTGAAACgaacttataaaaaaaaatagccattctttttcaatttagtaCTTGACATATCCATGtaataaaattcaatattaGTTTAACTTACATATACTGTCACTATAAAGGATTTTTAAAATCATGTCATGCCTTTGTCGATCGGACATCCCCATTGGACCGAGTTGCGTCGCTTTGGGACCCTTAATGGAAAAATGCTTTCTACGAAGAATTTTTCTATATGCAGGACTCAAATTTAAGGCCTCTAATTAAAGGAGGAACAATTTCATCTGTTGTACTGTTGCTCCTGCTTAGGAAACTTACATCTAAATATACATCGGGTAAATTACCTAGTTATATAATTGTGTAAgagggaattttttttttacacaaatttATATAAGCTACTAGAACTCTTCATATCATTGGTGTAAGAAATTTCTTAACTtaaactcttttctttttttttaatatatatacacgactattttatttttttaatatatatacacgactatactattaaattaaaagttgtttctttattatctcattttctttctctattctaCGAAATGACCGCACAATATAACTTGTGAACAAAAGCtccaataataacaacaatcatGGAGTTTCATGATCATTTTTCTCAAGAATTAGCTCTacaacaacaccaacaacaaAACGTCGATGACGACGTTTCGGATCAGTCGATGAATTTCAACGTAAAGCTAAGTCAACAATATAGGGACGATGTCAATAACAACgagcacaacaacaacaacaataatagtaaCGTTTGGGATCAGAGCGAGAAATATAAAGCGGATATTTTGAACCATCATTTATCAGAACAGCTTCTTTCTGCACACGTGGCTTGCCTGAGAATCGCAACTCCGGTGGACCAGTTACCGAGGATCGACGAGCAGTTGACGGAGTCACAAAATTTGGTGGcaaaatattatgttgttggtCAAAGTCAACGGTCTCTTGATGATAAAGAACTTGATCAATTTAtggtaattttactatttttaagaaCTTGATCTATGGCAAATTCATGaacttttttatgatgtttaagATTTAATATATAGTATAGATTTTAAGGGTTAATTATACATCGGTCGTTTTATAAGGTATTTTACACTATCAAATTATCTTGATTGTTGTAATAGATAATTTGTCTTGCTTTTAAGATTAAATCTCACAGTTTAGGATGATTTTGGTGTAAAAATTGCGAAAGAGACTTCCTAGCTTGTTTTTGTCGGCAAGGATCAAACAAGTGTCCCCGTGTAAAAAGTCTTTTCCTGAAAGAAGTCATAAATAGATCATGTCCattatttatactattattaaGTTATGTCTTATATATGTCTAGCGGATGGTGAATCCTATCTAGTATTTGAAATTAACTTTGAGTATTTTCTCGGTTTTCAAGAAAGGGTTTAATGGCTATAACTTAAGCtcttaatatatatttgtatgtacaaaaagtactatttttcGAATAATGTTCAACTGACTGACCTTCAACATACGTCACTATATTGAAGTTTCGATATTTTTGTGGTTGTTTCAAATATCAACAAAGGAATAAGAGGGTTCATCATAAGATTTTTTGTCATTTCGATCGgtgtatataatttaaactctTTTTGTTAATAATTATGATGTAGGCACATTATGTTCTATTGCTCTCTTCTTTTAAAGAACAACTGCAACAACATGTTCGTGTCCATGCAATGGAAGCTGTCATGGCTTGTTGGGATCTTGATCAATCTCTACAAAATTTAACAGGTAATTGATATAACCATCTTTTATCGGTTCAACTGAATTTAGTATTTTCACTACAAAATATCGATAGACATACTAATACATTTAAATCCTATGTTTTCGAAGAATATGAAGTTTATGTATTCatagtcaaatatttcttaatacatatacaaaatcTACACAAATGATTTTGGGCTCCTATGGATGCGCCCCATATTCTTGATCAGTATTGATCCATATAGCCGACCCCAACTTATTTAGtactaaaacatatataattggTGATGTATCAAATTATGAACTCGTAATTTCATAATTACATCGAGTTCAAGACTACTAATACTTACAGATTGAACTCATCATGTTTAAATTCTCGACCCGTGATAGGGGTAGCATCAGGAGAAGGTACAGGTGCAACCATGTCagatgatgatgaagataaTCAAGTAGAAAGTGAGACATATTGTCATTATAATGGAATTTTAGATGGACAAGAGAGTAATGGTTTTGGTCCTCTTGTACCTACTGAAAATGAAAGATTTTTAATGGAACGTGTGAGGCAAGAATTGAAACAAGAGTTCAAACAGGTAACAATTTACTATGTCTTTCTAGATTTAGGACGAGTTTTGTATGAAGGTTCAGTTGAATTCAGTACTTTCAGTTTTAGATATATGTGTAGTTAAACATCTTGTGGTTGCgtcaattaaaaaatcaaagaaagacCTTATTCCTTTCGACTtgatgttttcttgatttttacatAAGGTTGATATTACTTATTTTTCGTTTTCCTTAAGGATATAATGACTagagtcaatttttttatttgaaaagaaaaattttgCTTTTATTAGCTGGAGTTCAAGTGTACTCGTaattctttcttaaaaaaaaagttgaaagtcTGATCTTAATGccttttaaaaacaattttttttagaaaaaatattttaataagatAGCGCTTGTTATAAATTTACTGATTCTAAatcttgaattatatttttttttgttaattttttttttcttggttttctAGGATTACAAGGGGAAGATTGTTGACATTAGAgaagaaattttaagaaaaagaagagcaGGAAAGCTGCCTGGTGACACTACTTCTGCCTTAAAAGCTTGGTGGAAATCACATTCTAAGTGGCCTTATCCCACAGTAAGTACTACTATACACATTAAGTTACGGGTTCAAATCGTGAAATTAGCTATTATGTTGGTGTCAGTCGTCAATTAGGCGGCCCACATTATGCGCCTTCTTGGGGCACGGGCAAATGTAGACATTAAGTTACAGGTTCGAATCGTGAAATTAGCTATTGATGTTGGTGTCGGTCGTCAGTTAGGCGACCCACATTATGCGCCTTCTTGGGGCACGGGCAAATGTAGACATTAAGTTACGGGTTCGATAGACTAGCACTTGAAGTTATTATTGACGTAGAATTTAGAAACCATAttaaagttcaaatcttgaatTCGTTTACGTTTTAAGGTGCAACCTTTCAGTATACcataatttgttttattattaactaaagaatttaacacataatttatgtAAGATCTGTTAGGCAAGCCCTAAACGTTGGGCGTTGAGCATGCTTAGGACGTACAATGGGATGCTTAGGGCGCACGTCTCACAAAACTAAGCCCCACACGGGCCATACATGAGTCTCGGACGTCTTGTTAGAGCTCTCCCCCGGGGCGAGTCACAACATTACGTGAATATGGAATGATTTGTGCATCGAATTGTCTTATTTTAGTGCATAAAACTTAACTTTCTTATtgtttatgttatatatagGAGGAAGATAAAGCAAAATTAGTGAAAGATACAGGATTGCAATTAAAACAAGTCAATAATTGGTTCATTAACCAAAGGAAAAGAAATTGGCACTCTACTCCATCATCATCTTCTACACAGAAAAGCAAACGCAAAAGGTAGATTAATTTACtaattagttaattattgttactccaaataatatattttactaaCTTTATCCTaatattttggtaaaaaatatatagtgcaggtgaaaaatcaagaaatgatcACTTTACATGACAGGGAGAAGTGAGAATATCATGTATTAAGTGGAACTTGAAATAACATGTTTGATATGACGAAAGTCATTTTTTGTTATGTAAGATGCTCTCGATGTTCGATTAGTGAGACGGATTTTCAACTTATAAGTTGCGAGTGCATGTTCATTCAATGTCTCAAATTTTAGactttatatgtatatatacaaaagtCGGATGAACTTAAAGTGTtagattttgatttaaaatgattgttgttttgatgtgCTATACTTTTTGTCTATCGGAAATCTAATATTTGAAGCTCTTTAGGTTTTTATAGCGATCTCAAATTTTTACTAATAACTGAgctcatattaattaaatattcagtgaatttcttaatatatatactataaaGTCTGAATAAAAGTTACTAGGGTTCACAATTTCACATGAATCAATAAACAACACTCTAGCTCCATCCAATCAAAGACACATCCATTGATTTAAACTTCATGAGCTCGAATTGAGATTCCACCACAACTCTTCTAATTTATTGGAACGAACTATTCATTGTATATACGTATTTgatgaaatttatttatatagaatCCAAGTAAAAGCTTCTGAACGATAAGTactcttttatcttttatttttaatagggAGTAGTTTACCCTCAATATGTAATTTGTGATACAAATTCCAATTTAATCGAACTTCAATACCATAGtggaaaacaataaaaaaaaagatagtacTCTAATTATATTAGTAACATTTtcaatacttttaaaataaaaaagtgtcaCAAACCATTTTTGCTCTGTTTTTTAGCAATAACAGGGACAGCGAaccaaataatatattttactaactttattctaatattttggtaaaaaatatatagtgcaggtgaaaaatcaagaaatgatcACTTTACATGACAGGGAGAAGTGGGCATATCATGTATTAAGTGGAACTTGAAAGAATACGTTTGATACGACGAAAGTCATTTTCTGTTATGTAAAATACTTTCGATGTTCGATTAGTGAAACGGATTTTCAACTTATAAGTTGCGAGTGCATGTTCATTCAATGTCTCAAATTTAGacttaatatgtatatatacaaaagtCGGATGAACTTAAAGTGTtagattttgatttaaaatGGTTGTTGTTTTGATGTGCTATACTTTTGTCTATAGGAAATCTAATATTTGAAGCTCTTTAGATTTTTATAGCGATCTCAAACTTTTAGTAATAACTGAGTTTATAGTAATTAAATATTCAGAAAATTTCTTAGTATATAAACTATAAAGTCTGAATAAAAGTTACTAGGGTTCACAATTTCACATGAATCAATAAATAACCCTCTAGCTCTGTCCAATCAAAGACACATCCATGGATTTAAACTTCATGAGCTCGAATCGAGATTCCACCACAACTCTTCTAATTTATTGGAACGAAAAATTCATTGTTTATAcatatttgatgaaaatttatttatatagaatCCAAGTAAAAGCTTTCGAATGATAAGTACtccttttatcttttatttttaatagggagtattttacccttaatataTAAGTTGTgtcacaaattcaaatttaatcgaacTTCAATACCAAAGTGGAAAACAATAAAAGAGAAGATAGTActctaattatattaataacaTTTTCAATgctacttttaaaataaaaaagtgtcaCAAACCATTTTTGCTCTGTTTTTGAGCAATAACAGGGACAGCGAACCTAGCTGAGAAATTACACAAAAGTCCATCTTCTTCCCCACGAGCTCCATCATCAAAATTCAGAGCATAACTCTGAGCATCATACTGAAATTGAGCTTTCGATTTCTTCGAATTACGAttcatttttcttaataaattctTCAATATCACCAGCCATGACTCTCTGTGCTCTGTTTCATGATCTTGTAGGAGAGATCTGCTGTGAACTTCATTATCTTTGCCCCAATTGAAACAGGATAACTTTAAACAACTACACAATCCACATCCAGTTGGAGAAGATGATGAATCGTAGTAGTAATTAGGAATTTTGGTTTCTTGTTTGGAATCGGTAATGGGAATATAACTATTCATGGTActcttgttttttcttcttactCAGAAGTTTcgagttcaaattctaatttcgaGCACTGAATGAGAAATCAAAAATATGTATGTAAGGTGTGTGAAGacggagtatatatatatgtcggCTTTTAATCAGAAGTTTTGCGATTGGATCAAGAGGGCGGGCTTTTGAATCAATTGAATTCAAAATGAATATCGAATACTGAATGAAAGCGAGAAATAATATGTTTGTATGTGTTGGGAGGAGAGTGGATGAAGGAGGAGAATGATGGGAATTTGAGAATTGGTGAGTGTTTACTTATATTGTATTTGTTTGTGCGTGTGGGATGTGTGTGTGAAGGGATAAAAAGGAAGTGAGAAGAGGAAAAGTGGTTGCAAATTAAAGGAAGATTTAAGAAATATTAAACCAATAGGAGTAAAAGGAAGGttccttcttttattttaaaatgaataaatatataaaatctaTTGTGCCATTTactttagcaaaaaaaaaaaaacctaattgGAAAAGGatagttgtttttgtttttttttttatatccacataaataaagaaaaaaaatgtgtgtgtgtcaaaaaaaaaaattatttggtcCGGAGAAATAGGTTAAAAATTGATATACACAGCCAAATTATAGTTGAAAAGTCTATAACAACTTTCATTGTTATAATGGAATGAATAAAATTTCCTCATTAAATTAAAgatctcaaatttaaattttaaattgtagAAGAACATTTCTTTactcctttttttttgggtttgacTTAGATTATGACTAGAatagatatattattttgtagtataattaaatatataaaacatttcCTAACAAAAACGATTTTATATCTAGAGAGACTCCAATCGAGACTTCTGATTAAGAATGTATACCGTGTGGCCggcaaaaaaaatatcttatcaGTTAGGTATAGTAATTACCACAAGTCTTCAAAGCAAAGAAGAATTAAAACAGCGTTGGCACTATTCGTGTGATCGTGTCTACAACGTGTGGAATGATAAATGAGTGTATGATgcatttcattaattaattttttgcttTCATGTTGACGTGacatattaatattttcttgaaaaataatatgaagaGAAAAATAACTTCAAGAGATCATAAAACGCTTGTATTGTTTgccaattttatttatgatttatatatgtttttaatttttttattaatgtgtGTGAGTGAAGCTAGCCGGGTGGAGGGGTCTAATTATAATTAGGTTTCTTGTTAATATGGATATTGAAATAATAGTAATTAtcaaatatgatgaaaaatatttgctagtaataatatttaaaaatttatttgtcatattcaACATCCTATTGGCAACTCATGTTGCTGACTTAGTTCTCACTTCAATTAAAGTAATGTATATGCTAGCTATTCTTTTGTGTCATCTTCCttatctatttcttttctttccccCCTTTTTTCCAACATAAACTAATATCTTGAGATCTTATCAAAAAGTATGAGTCATAAAAGAGTCATATTCTTATCCAAATAGAGATTCTACtaagattttatatattcaaaatagaTTGTTGTATGGAGTGGAGTACTGGTCAGTTAAAGCCTCTCATGTTTAGCAAATGTATATTGCAGAGATGAGAATGTTAAGGTGTGGTTATATTAGAAGCGATACAATTagaaatgaaaatatttgaaataagaTGTAAATGACATTTGTGGTGAACAAGATGAGAGAAGCGAAACTGAGATAGTTTGAATATGCGAAGAGAAGATGCATAGATAtaccagtgaggaggtgcgagagATTGATTATAGAGGGTACGCAGAGAGGCAAGGATAGACCAAAAAAGTATTGAGGAGAGGTTATACGACAGGATATGATGCAACTTCAAATTACCGATAACATGATCTTAGATGGGAAAGTGTGGAGAACACGTATTAGGGTAGAATGTTAGTAGATAGTGTAGTGTTGTCTTGCTTAGGATTGTTAATGCTTGCCAGCATACTAATTGTATTACTGTAATTCTTGTTTTTGATATTCatcaatatttattattgttttcaataatctATCCAAATATATTGTGTATTGTATTTCGA
The DNA window shown above is from Solanum stenotomum isolate F172 unplaced genomic scaffold, ASM1918654v1 scaffold16320, whole genome shotgun sequence and carries:
- the LOC125850369 gene encoding homeobox protein knotted-1-like LET12 isoform X3 → MEFHDHFSQELALQQHQQQNVDDDVSDQSMNFNVKLSQQYRDDVNNNEHNNNNNNSNVWDQSEKYKADILNHHLSEQLLSAHVACLRIATPVDQLPRIDEQLTESQNLVAKYYVVGQSQRSLDDKELDQFMAHYVLLLSSFKEQLQQHVRVHAMEAVMACWDLDQSLQNLTGVASGEGTGATMSDDDEDNQVESETYCHYNGILDGQESNGFGPLVPTENERFLMERVRQELKQEFKQDYKGKIVDIREEILRKRRAGKLPGDTTSALKAWWKSHSKWPYPTEEDKAKLVKDTGLQLKQVNNWFINQRKRNWHSTPSSSSTQKSKRKR
- the LOC125850370 gene encoding uncharacterized protein LOC125850370, translated to MNSYIPITDSKQETKIPNYYYDSSSSPTGCGLCSCLKLSCFNWGKDNEVHSRSLLQDHETEHRESWLVILKNLLRKMNRNSKKSKAQFQYDAQSYALNFDDGARGEEDGLLCNFSARFAVPVIAQKQSKNGL
- the LOC125850369 gene encoding homeobox protein knotted-1-like LET12 isoform X2, encoding MEFHDHFSQELALQQHQQQNVDDDVSDQSMNFNVKLSQQYRDDVNNNEHNNNNNNSNVWDQSEKYKADILNHHLSEQLLSAHVACLRIATPVDQLPRIDEQLTESQNLVAKYYVVGQSQRSLDDKELDQFMAHYVLLLSSFKEQLQQHVRVHAMEAVMACWDLDQSLQNLTGVASGEGTGATMSDDDEDNQVESETYCHYNGILDGQESNGFGPLVPTENERFLMERVRQELKQEFKQDYKGKIVDIREEILRKRRAGKLPGDTTSALKAWWKSHSKWPYPTEEDKAKLVKDTGLQLKQVNNWFINQRKRNWHSTPSSSSTQKSKRKSAGEKSRNDHFT
- the LOC125850369 gene encoding homeobox protein knotted-1-like LET12 isoform X5, translating into MEFHDHFSQELALQQHQQQNVDDDVSDQSMNFNVKLSQQYRDDVNNNEHNNNNNNSNVWDQSEKYKADILNHHLSEQLLSAHVACLRIATPVDQLPRIDEQLTESQNLVAKYYVVGQSQRSLDDKELDQFMAHYVLLLSSFKEQLQQHVRVHAMEAVMACWDLDQSLQNLTGVASGEGTGATMSDDDEDNQVESETYCHYNGILDGQESNGFGPLVPTENERFLMERVRQELKQEFKQDYKGKIVDIREEILRKRRAGKLPGDTTSALKAWWKSHSKWPYPTVSTTIHIKLRVRIVKLAIDVGVGRQLGDPHYAPSWGTGKCRH